A part of uncultured Tateyamaria sp. genomic DNA contains:
- the hemA gene encoding 5-aminolevulinate synthase, with translation MDFDVLFQSQIDALKDEGNYRIFAELERKAGAFPRAKCHDADAPDEVTVWCSNDYLGMGQHDSVIKAMKDAVELYGAGAGGTRNISGTNHAHKQLEAELADLHGKESALLFTSGYVSNWAALSTLGSRLPDAVILSDELNHASMIEGIRHSRASKVIWKHNDPEDLDRKLAALPANAPKIVAFESVYSMDGDIAPIAEILDVCEKHGAMSYIDEVHAVGMYGPRGGGVAEREGLMDRITLIEGTLGKAYGVVGGYITGSEALCDFIRSFSSGFIFTTALPPAIAAAARTSIRHLKQSDQERILQRQRVAYLRKRLDQEGIPHIDNPSHIIPVMIKDPVKCRMLSDYLMQQYGIYVQPINYPTVPKGTERLRFTPGPLHSTDDIEHLVMALKDLWKQCAIAHAVA, from the coding sequence ATGGACTTTGATGTATTGTTCCAAAGCCAAATCGACGCACTGAAGGACGAGGGGAATTACCGCATCTTCGCCGAACTTGAACGCAAGGCCGGCGCCTTCCCGCGCGCCAAGTGCCACGACGCGGACGCCCCCGACGAGGTGACAGTGTGGTGTTCCAACGATTATCTGGGCATGGGCCAGCACGACAGCGTCATCAAGGCCATGAAGGACGCGGTTGAACTTTACGGCGCGGGCGCGGGGGGCACGCGCAACATTTCGGGCACCAACCACGCCCACAAGCAGCTCGAGGCGGAACTGGCCGACCTGCACGGCAAGGAAAGCGCGCTGCTGTTCACCTCCGGCTACGTCTCCAACTGGGCCGCGCTCTCGACACTGGGCAGCCGCCTGCCCGACGCGGTGATCCTCTCGGACGAACTGAACCACGCCAGCATGATCGAAGGCATCCGCCATTCCCGCGCGTCCAAGGTGATCTGGAAACACAACGATCCCGAAGACCTCGACCGCAAGCTGGCCGCCCTGCCCGCCAACGCGCCCAAGATCGTGGCCTTCGAATCCGTCTACTCCATGGACGGCGACATCGCCCCGATCGCCGAAATCCTCGACGTCTGCGAAAAACATGGCGCGATGAGCTATATCGACGAGGTGCACGCCGTGGGCATGTACGGCCCGCGCGGCGGCGGCGTGGCCGAACGCGAGGGGCTGATGGACCGCATCACCCTGATCGAAGGCACGCTTGGCAAGGCCTACGGCGTCGTCGGCGGCTACATCACCGGGTCCGAGGCGCTGTGCGACTTCATCCGCTCGTTCTCAAGCGGGTTCATCTTCACCACCGCCCTGCCCCCGGCCATTGCCGCTGCGGCCCGCACCTCGATCCGGCACCTCAAGCAGTCGGACCAGGAACGCATCCTGCAACGCCAGCGCGTCGCCTACCTGCGCAAGCGGCTGGACCAGGAAGGCATCCCGCATATCGACAACCCCAGCCACATCATCCCGGTGATGATCAAGGACCCGGTGAAATGCCGGATGCTGTCGGATTACCTGATGCAGCAATACGGAATCTACGTGCAACCCATCAATTACCCGACCGTTCCCAAGGGCACGGAACGGCTGCGGTTCACCCCCGGACCGCTGCACAGCACCGATGATATCGAACACCTGGTCATGGCGCTCAAAGACCTGTGGAAACAATGCGCTATTGCGCATGCGGTCGCCTGA
- a CDS encoding cytochrome C, translated as MFRTLAIAATTATLAVPAFADGHAASGDAEAGEAAFRQCISCHVVVDDAGETLAGRAAKTGPNLYGIIGGKFGMVEDFRYSDINQLAASMEDLIVTEEVFVPYVQDPTGYLREATGDNGRSKMTYKVRKEEDAINIYAYLASLQGDGES; from the coding sequence ATGTTCCGCACCCTCGCCATCGCAGCCACAACCGCCACGCTGGCCGTGCCCGCATTCGCCGACGGCCATGCCGCCTCCGGTGACGCCGAAGCAGGCGAAGCCGCATTCCGCCAGTGCATCTCGTGCCACGTCGTGGTCGACGACGCAGGCGAAACGCTCGCAGGCCGCGCCGCCAAGACCGGCCCGAACCTCTATGGGATCATCGGCGGCAAATTCGGCATGGTCGAAGACTTCCGCTATTCCGACATCAACCAGCTGGCCGCCAGCATGGAAGACCTGATCGTGACTGAAGAGGTGTTTGTACCCTACGTTCAGGACCCCACCGGCTACCTGCGCGAGGCAACGGGCGACAACGGCCGCTCCAAGATGACCTACAAGGTGCGCAAGGAAGAAGATGCGATCAACATCTACGCCTACCTTGCCTCGCTGCAAGGCGACGGCGAAAGCTAA
- a CDS encoding glucan biosynthesis protein G, with protein MARLAPLTRRSALATLLAGVALPRIALAQDTGQPFSFDWLKARMQARAAQPDTPPAPLDTFLQNLTYDDYRNIYFRPEAARWSDTPLPFHVSSFHPGWLFNAPVQIHEVTDGTARPLTFTTDDFEYRNDVGTRVPDHADLSGIAGLKLTYPLNEATKFDEVVTFLGASYFRALGRGNAYGLSARGLAINTWRDGPEEFPRFSEFWLEKPRATDTSLTLYAALDSASVTGAYRITITPGDDTTMDVEATLFFRDSVPQLGLGPLTSMFYFAEHSTRKFDDFRRQVHDSEALKIVRRNGDVLLRPLNNPPRVSSSYFNEPDMAQFGLIQRDRSYEDYQDAGARYHDRPSVMIEPLNDWGPGTVRLVEIPADLEIDDNIVAFWVPERAPGAGESRTYAWRMHWGDLPPSGGLAWVQGTLAGIGGPSGVPLENPNLRKFVVDFEGGALGMMDEDANVTPIVTHSAGEIAGMVLHKVRDAAKPTWRLFIDIDGGDADLIELTAHVADETQKLSETWLFQWLRDDAPT; from the coding sequence ATGGCCCGCCTCGCCCCCCTGACGCGCCGCAGCGCCCTCGCCACGCTTCTGGCCGGTGTCGCCCTGCCACGGATCGCGCTGGCACAGGACACAGGACAGCCCTTTTCCTTCGACTGGCTCAAGGCGCGCATGCAGGCCCGCGCGGCCCAGCCCGACACGCCCCCCGCCCCGCTCGACACCTTCCTGCAAAACCTCACCTATGACGACTACCGCAACATCTACTTCCGGCCAGAGGCGGCGCGCTGGTCGGACACCCCCCTGCCCTTCCACGTGTCCTCCTTCCACCCGGGCTGGCTCTTCAACGCACCGGTGCAGATCCACGAGGTGACGGACGGCACCGCCCGCCCGCTCACCTTCACCACGGATGATTTCGAATACCGCAACGATGTCGGCACCCGCGTGCCCGATCACGCCGACCTGTCGGGCATCGCGGGCCTCAAGCTGACCTACCCGCTGAACGAGGCCACGAAGTTCGACGAGGTCGTGACGTTCCTCGGGGCCAGCTACTTCCGGGCGCTGGGGCGCGGCAACGCCTACGGCCTCTCGGCCCGCGGCCTCGCCATCAATACGTGGCGCGACGGACCCGAGGAATTCCCCCGCTTCTCCGAATTCTGGCTCGAAAAACCCCGCGCCACCGACACGTCCCTCACGCTCTACGCGGCCCTCGACAGCGCGTCCGTCACCGGGGCCTACAGGATCACCATCACCCCCGGCGACGACACCACCATGGATGTCGAGGCGACGCTCTTCTTTCGCGATAGCGTCCCGCAACTGGGCCTCGGCCCGCTCACCTCGATGTTCTACTTCGCCGAACACTCGACGCGAAAATTCGACGACTTCCGCCGCCAGGTCCACGACAGCGAAGCGCTCAAGATCGTCCGCAGGAACGGCGACGTCCTGTTGCGCCCGCTGAACAATCCGCCGCGCGTCTCGTCATCCTATTTCAACGAACCCGACATGGCCCAGTTCGGCCTGATCCAGCGCGACCGCAGCTACGAGGACTACCAGGACGCGGGCGCCCGCTACCACGACCGCCCGTCGGTGATGATCGAACCGCTGAACGACTGGGGGCCCGGCACCGTGCGGCTGGTCGAAATCCCGGCCGACCTGGAAATCGACGACAACATCGTCGCCTTCTGGGTGCCCGAACGCGCCCCCGGGGCCGGTGAAAGCCGCACCTACGCCTGGCGCATGCACTGGGGCGACCTGCCCCCCTCGGGTGGGCTCGCCTGGGTCCAGGGCACCCTTGCAGGCATCGGCGGCCCCTCGGGCGTGCCGCTCGAAAACCCCAACCTGCGCAAGTTCGTGGTGGATTTCGAAGGCGGCGCACTCGGCATGATGGACGAAGACGCAAACGTCACGCCCATCGTCACCCATTCGGCGGGCGAGATCGCCGGCATGGTCCTGCACAAGGTCCGGGACGCCGCCAAACCCACCTGGCGGCTCTTCATCGACATCGACGGCGGGGACGCGGACCTGATCGAACTCACCGCCCATGTCGCGGACGAGACACAAAAACTCTCCGAAACCTGGCTCTTCCAATGGCTGCGCGACGACGCCCCGACCTGA
- a CDS encoding LysE family translocator gives MQFELVMAFTLIFLVDSISPGPASAAVVAKGATTGLRRTLPFICGLVLGDLVLFALAVAGLAALAAAMGPFFAVIKWVGIAYLLYLAYKMWTAKPVKMCTAAPQGEGLKLFGLGILLPLGNPKAIGFYIALLPAVMNVSAITLVAAFQLSLIIIGVWALVLIAYAAAADRASRMISTPRAQLWLNRSSAGAMIGAAGTIAAR, from the coding sequence TTGCAGTTCGAATTGGTTATGGCGTTCACATTGATTTTTTTGGTGGACTCAATTTCGCCAGGTCCTGCGTCGGCGGCAGTTGTAGCTAAGGGGGCTACTACTGGACTGCGACGTACCCTGCCTTTCATCTGCGGCCTTGTTCTTGGCGATCTGGTATTGTTCGCCCTCGCTGTCGCGGGCCTTGCTGCCCTGGCGGCAGCGATGGGACCCTTCTTTGCTGTCATCAAATGGGTCGGTATCGCCTATCTTCTCTATCTTGCTTACAAGATGTGGACTGCGAAACCCGTGAAGATGTGCACTGCTGCACCACAGGGCGAGGGTTTGAAGCTTTTTGGCCTCGGGATTTTGCTTCCGCTCGGAAACCCAAAGGCTATTGGGTTCTACATCGCCTTGCTTCCTGCGGTGATGAACGTATCGGCCATCACTCTGGTCGCTGCGTTTCAGCTTAGCCTGATCATCATCGGAGTTTGGGCGCTCGTGCTGATTGCCTATGCAGCAGCCGCTGACCGCGCCAGCCGCATGATCTCGACACCACGCGCACAGCTTTGGTTGAACCGTAGTTCTGCGGGGGCAATGATCGGCGCAGCGGGAACAATCGCTGCCAGATAG
- a CDS encoding TspO/MBR family protein — MFWLLFCVFFAACLGAGVTGGLFPPGPWYRSLSKPAWTPPDWVFPVTWMVLYVCMAVAGARAAMAGDNGIAMAFWAMQIAFNGLWTPVFFGLRNIRLGMAIIGVLWVTVLSALLALWQVDTLAGMLFVPYLVWVTIAAALNAEVWRLNPGEAAKGSVAAE; from the coding sequence ATGTTCTGGCTTTTATTCTGCGTTTTCTTCGCCGCCTGCCTTGGCGCAGGCGTGACCGGCGGGCTGTTCCCGCCGGGTCCCTGGTACCGGTCGCTGTCAAAGCCCGCCTGGACGCCGCCCGACTGGGTGTTCCCCGTGACATGGATGGTTCTTTACGTCTGCATGGCCGTTGCGGGGGCGCGCGCGGCGATGGCCGGGGACAACGGCATTGCCATGGCGTTCTGGGCCATGCAGATCGCGTTCAACGGGCTGTGGACGCCGGTGTTTTTCGGGCTGCGCAATATCCGGCTGGGCATGGCGATCATTGGCGTGTTGTGGGTCACGGTGCTGAGCGCGCTGCTGGCGCTGTGGCAGGTGGATACGCTCGCCGGGATGCTGTTTGTGCCGTATCTGGTCTGGGTGACGATTGCGGCGGCGCTGAATGCCGAGGTCTGGCGGTTGAACCCGGGTGAGGCGGCGAAGGGGTCTGTGGCGGCGGAGTGA